From a single Lentisphaera profundi genomic region:
- a CDS encoding YhbY family RNA-binding protein translates to MKKLSGSEARACRAQGAKLQASAVIGKRGLTDENIKIIEQAFLKQSLVKVTIRKKAFEEPKKAIAEIAEKFDATIVQQLGSALLLYKDSESVEDAESSED, encoded by the coding sequence ATGAAAAAGCTAAGTGGAAGTGAAGCTAGAGCTTGCCGTGCTCAAGGCGCAAAACTTCAAGCAAGTGCAGTAATTGGCAAACGCGGCCTAACAGACGAGAATATTAAGATTATTGAACAAGCTTTTCTTAAGCAGAGTTTAGTAAAAGTAACAATAAGAAAAAAAGCTTTTGAAGAACCTAAAAAAGCCATTGCGGAAATAGCCGAAAAATTCGACGCTACTATTGTCCAACAACTTGGCAGTGCCCTCTTGTTGTATAAAGACTCTGAAAGCGTGGAAGACGCGGAAAGCTCTGAAGACTAG
- a CDS encoding glycoside hydrolase family 5 protein encodes MHKTILILCLIFLSSLQAQSAFEKYGELELIGTQLCDNKQRPIQLKGMSTHGLQWHGWNEFLSPESLDVLAYQWKADILRLAMYYDEGGYKTNPQKFTSMVDTLVEESHKRGLYTIIDWHILKPGDPWGKIDEAKVFFDYMSKKHASKASVLYEICNEPNGKGVDWLRIKSYAEQIIPIIRKNDPDGIILIGTPAWASLGISDGKVAHGLITQPLNKKLAHNVMYSVHFYTASHGDLYRKEFNYFVGKIPLFITEWGSQEASGEGKNDWESTAAWHKILKQHKISWCNWNYSPGHRSSAVWNPNTGPQGPFTQKQLKESGRRIRALIQEK; translated from the coding sequence ATGCACAAAACCATTCTCATTCTATGTTTAATTTTCCTCTCTAGCCTTCAAGCTCAATCCGCTTTTGAAAAATATGGTGAATTAGAACTCATTGGCACACAACTCTGTGACAATAAGCAGCGACCCATTCAGCTCAAAGGAATGAGCACACACGGCTTACAGTGGCATGGCTGGAATGAATTCTTAAGCCCCGAAAGTCTTGATGTTTTAGCTTATCAATGGAAAGCCGACATCCTGCGCCTCGCGATGTACTATGATGAAGGCGGCTATAAAACTAACCCTCAAAAATTCACCTCTATGGTCGATACTTTAGTCGAAGAATCTCATAAAAGAGGTTTATACACTATAATCGATTGGCACATCCTCAAACCTGGCGATCCCTGGGGGAAAATTGACGAAGCAAAGGTCTTTTTTGATTACATGTCTAAAAAACACGCTTCTAAAGCTTCCGTTCTTTATGAAATCTGTAATGAGCCAAATGGTAAAGGTGTTGACTGGCTCAGAATTAAATCTTATGCGGAACAAATCATTCCTATCATTCGTAAAAATGACCCTGACGGAATTATTTTAATTGGCACTCCTGCCTGGGCTTCCTTAGGTATCTCAGATGGAAAAGTTGCCCATGGCCTAATCACTCAGCCCTTAAATAAAAAACTTGCTCATAATGTCATGTATAGCGTTCATTTTTACACAGCATCTCATGGTGATCTATACCGTAAAGAATTTAACTATTTTGTCGGCAAAATTCCTCTTTTCATAACTGAGTGGGGTAGTCAAGAGGCTTCTGGCGAAGGCAAGAATGATTGGGAAAGCACTGCTGCTTGGCATAAAATACTCAAACAACATAAAATCAGTTGGTGCAACTGGAATTACTCCCCTGGCCACCGCTCAAGTGCTGTATGGAATCCCAACACTGGCCCACAAGGACCTTTTACTCAAAAACAATTAAAAGAATCTGGAAGAAGAATTAGAGCACTAATTCAAGAAAAATAA
- a CDS encoding sialate O-acetylesterase yields the protein MNKLIYVILVVSFCSLQADIKLPKIFNNKMVIQRNANAPIWGTASPGEKIKISTSWGSGASTIAGKDGKWMIRLKTPKAGGPHNISFKGDNSVQLNNVLSGDVWLCSGQSNMEWTLANCTNAQQESQAAHFPEIRHFKAQHKFSKKMQSDNHGDWKICTPENVKHFSAVAYFFAREIYQDQKVPIGILSINWGGTRIEPWINPTGFHSVPELKALALKVDSVNPQTISGNKAYKQYVTEMKAWITNADKSLAENAALAVTPQEPTLGHSHQDPTYLYNAMINPIVPLSIKGAIWYQGESNGGEGSSYMHKMLALIKGWRKAFENEQLPFYYVQLANLGNSNPNDPNGGDGWAPLRQAQLDTLKLNNTGMAVTVDIGEAKDIHPRNKQDVGKRLAYWALAKDYGKKDLIYSGPIFKEMTVDGNKAIVSFDSVGSGLMLASKKGLALPVQNSDKSVSWASIKGADNKWHKADAVIIGNTVVFSHKNVKQAKGVRYAYYMNPQGMNLYNKEGLPASPFSFELK from the coding sequence ATGAACAAGTTAATTTATGTCATTCTTGTAGTCAGTTTTTGTAGTCTACAGGCAGATATTAAACTCCCGAAAATCTTCAATAACAAGATGGTTATTCAACGCAATGCGAATGCGCCGATATGGGGAACCGCATCGCCTGGCGAAAAAATCAAAATCTCTACAAGTTGGGGATCTGGCGCCAGCACAATAGCGGGAAAAGATGGCAAATGGATGATTCGATTAAAAACTCCCAAAGCGGGCGGACCACACAATATTAGTTTTAAGGGCGATAATTCTGTACAACTCAACAATGTTCTTTCCGGTGATGTGTGGCTTTGTTCAGGGCAATCCAATATGGAGTGGACGCTCGCCAATTGTACCAATGCACAACAGGAAAGTCAAGCCGCCCATTTTCCTGAAATTCGTCACTTCAAAGCACAGCATAAATTCAGTAAAAAAATGCAAAGCGACAACCATGGTGACTGGAAGATTTGCACCCCCGAAAACGTCAAACACTTTTCTGCGGTCGCCTACTTTTTTGCGCGAGAAATCTACCAAGATCAAAAAGTACCCATTGGCATTTTATCGATCAATTGGGGAGGCACTCGCATTGAACCATGGATTAATCCCACTGGCTTTCATAGCGTACCAGAACTCAAAGCTTTAGCCCTAAAAGTTGATAGTGTGAACCCACAAACGATTAGCGGCAACAAAGCTTATAAGCAATATGTAACTGAGATGAAAGCATGGATCACTAATGCGGATAAATCTTTAGCTGAAAATGCAGCCTTAGCAGTGACCCCACAAGAACCCACTCTAGGTCATAGCCACCAAGATCCTACTTATCTTTATAATGCGATGATAAACCCCATTGTTCCCCTCTCTATCAAGGGCGCTATTTGGTATCAGGGTGAATCAAATGGCGGCGAAGGCAGTTCTTATATGCACAAAATGCTAGCGCTTATCAAAGGTTGGAGAAAAGCTTTTGAGAACGAGCAGCTTCCTTTCTATTATGTTCAGTTGGCTAATCTCGGAAACTCAAATCCCAATGACCCCAATGGTGGTGATGGTTGGGCACCCTTAAGACAAGCACAACTCGATACGCTTAAGCTTAACAATACTGGCATGGCGGTAACTGTAGACATTGGTGAAGCTAAGGACATTCATCCGCGCAATAAACAAGATGTGGGAAAACGCTTAGCCTATTGGGCTCTAGCTAAAGATTATGGTAAAAAGGATCTTATCTATAGTGGTCCCATCTTTAAGGAAATGACAGTAGATGGTAACAAGGCCATTGTAAGTTTTGATAGTGTTGGCAGTGGTTTAATGCTCGCAAGCAAAAAAGGACTTGCTTTACCGGTGCAAAATTCAGATAAATCCGTCAGTTGGGCCTCCATTAAAGGCGCAGATAATAAGTGGCACAAAGCTGATGCCGTGATTATTGGGAATACGGTGGTTTTCTCTCATAAAAACGTCAAGCAGGCAAAGGGCGTACGCTACGCCTATTACATGAACCCACAAGGCATGAACCTCTATAATAAAGAAGGCTTACCAGCGAGTCCTTTTAGTTTTGAACTGAAATAG
- a CDS encoding NPCBM/NEW2 domain-containing protein → MNNLQKLNIEKYLDGDLSEQELIAFLEELREDRELIHELNLAMEIKGLLFTSQRPKFHALEEEVMNHLESDTSSMEDQIMEKLPEPKVHKFPVWFKRAVAAQIILIPILFFILTPAKIQEAPPVLIGHVHKVGFDSFVLRGTEKVNIRKGDPLYSKDQIYVQNESSLGMKYLDGSTLKFSSQSFVRLSETEGQKRVELFSGVLDADIAKQPPGKDMIITTEHSECEVIGTQFTLSSSNVSSLLDVTEGAVRYNKIKSDKSVMVEADHYASASQDESLELNKNTKPLYKSPLVTYFTPGKTTSIEVELHGARSLYLVVSNGDNGISHDHSAWIDPKIIGPAGELSLTELPMKIAKAGYAEVEVNGGIYGGPLRVNGVDHPIGIAAHATSVIAWDIPPGYNTFVADGVILDSANQRNNPKHHESVQFEVYTAIPEKKLKGLLIRKRRF, encoded by the coding sequence ATGAATAATCTGCAAAAACTCAATATCGAGAAATATCTAGATGGCGACCTATCCGAGCAAGAGCTCATTGCTTTTTTAGAAGAACTACGCGAAGACCGGGAACTCATTCATGAGCTCAACTTAGCCATGGAAATCAAGGGATTACTCTTCACTTCTCAGCGTCCCAAGTTTCACGCTCTCGAAGAAGAAGTCATGAATCACCTGGAAAGCGACACATCTTCTATGGAAGATCAGATTATGGAAAAACTTCCCGAACCCAAAGTTCATAAATTTCCCGTCTGGTTTAAGCGTGCCGTAGCAGCGCAAATCATTCTCATCCCGATTCTCTTTTTCATCCTCACCCCTGCAAAAATACAAGAGGCTCCACCAGTTCTCATCGGCCATGTGCATAAAGTTGGTTTCGATAGCTTTGTCCTTCGCGGTACAGAAAAAGTCAATATCCGTAAGGGTGACCCGCTCTATAGCAAAGATCAAATCTATGTCCAAAACGAAAGTTCCTTGGGCATGAAATACCTAGATGGCTCTACTCTAAAGTTTTCCAGTCAATCTTTTGTTCGTTTAAGTGAAACCGAAGGACAAAAACGAGTGGAGCTCTTCTCTGGTGTGCTCGATGCGGACATCGCAAAACAGCCCCCTGGTAAAGATATGATTATTACGACTGAGCACTCCGAATGCGAAGTCATTGGCACACAATTCACCCTATCCTCCTCAAATGTTTCATCATTACTCGATGTTACCGAAGGTGCCGTTCGCTACAATAAAATAAAAAGTGATAAATCTGTCATGGTCGAAGCCGATCACTATGCATCAGCTAGCCAAGATGAATCTCTAGAACTCAACAAAAATACCAAGCCACTTTACAAGAGTCCACTTGTCACTTACTTCACACCAGGTAAAACAACATCTATTGAAGTCGAACTTCACGGCGCACGTTCACTTTATTTAGTAGTTAGTAATGGCGATAATGGTATCAGCCACGATCACTCAGCATGGATTGACCCGAAAATCATTGGTCCAGCAGGAGAACTTAGCCTTACTGAACTTCCCATGAAAATAGCTAAGGCTGGTTATGCTGAGGTCGAAGTGAATGGTGGCATTTACGGTGGCCCATTGCGTGTCAATGGTGTAGATCACCCCATTGGCATTGCCGCTCACGCAACTTCCGTTATTGCTTGGGATATCCCCCCAGGTTATAACACTTTTGTAGCTGATGGCGTCATACTCGACAGTGCCAACCAACGCAATAACCCCAAGCATCACGAATCCGTTCAATTCGAAGTCTACACCGCTATCCCCGAGAAAAAACTCAAGGGACTTCTGATTAGAAAACGTCGCTTCTAA
- a CDS encoding THUMP domain-containing class I SAM-dependent RNA methyltransferase, whose amino-acid sequence MTEFRYHKTGLFYAQISEEAKALGVNELKELGAQEIQLDYRGVLFHADMVTLFKIVYRSRLFSRFLAPLHRFDAETEDMLYQRVKTMKWEEIIKPGQTFAIFANVGNSKINHSRFAAQKMKDSICDRLREKRGERPDIDTKNPDVWLNLFINKNKATVSLDLSGGSHHKRGYRQESVEAPLMESLAAAFIRVAEWDGETPLYDPMCGSGTILAEALMSAARIPSGYLKKRFGFENMPDFDQTIWDEVKTLADSKIRTLKEGLISGSDMDAESVRASKINLSHLPGGDKIEIKQSRFQDLDDLEPCTVITNPPYGMRLMQDEDMESFTGEIGDFLKQKCSGSSAWVFFGERKLILKVGLRPSRKFPLSNGGLDGRLCKFEMYKGNKWT is encoded by the coding sequence ATGACAGAATTTAGATATCATAAAACAGGTTTGTTTTACGCACAGATTTCAGAAGAAGCTAAAGCCCTTGGTGTGAATGAACTTAAAGAACTTGGCGCACAAGAAATTCAACTCGATTATCGTGGTGTGTTATTTCACGCTGATATGGTGACGCTCTTTAAAATTGTGTATCGCTCACGCCTTTTTTCAAGGTTTTTAGCACCTTTACACCGTTTTGACGCAGAGACAGAAGACATGCTTTACCAACGTGTGAAAACAATGAAATGGGAAGAAATCATCAAGCCTGGTCAGACATTTGCGATTTTTGCAAATGTAGGGAACAGTAAGATTAATCACTCGAGATTTGCCGCTCAAAAAATGAAGGATTCAATTTGTGATAGATTACGTGAAAAACGTGGTGAACGTCCTGATATTGACACAAAGAACCCTGATGTGTGGTTAAACCTCTTTATCAATAAAAATAAAGCAACAGTATCACTCGACCTTTCTGGAGGCTCACATCACAAAAGAGGTTACCGTCAAGAGTCTGTCGAAGCACCCTTGATGGAAAGTTTAGCGGCGGCGTTTATTCGCGTTGCTGAGTGGGATGGAGAAACCCCACTTTACGATCCGATGTGTGGTTCGGGAACGATTTTAGCGGAAGCGCTTATGTCTGCGGCAAGAATTCCTTCAGGTTATTTGAAGAAGCGTTTTGGTTTCGAAAACATGCCTGATTTTGATCAAACTATTTGGGATGAAGTCAAGACGCTAGCGGATTCTAAGATTAGAACTTTGAAAGAAGGTTTGATCAGTGGATCTGATATGGATGCAGAATCAGTTCGTGCAAGTAAGATCAATTTATCCCACTTACCTGGTGGCGATAAAATCGAAATTAAGCAGAGTCGTTTTCAAGATCTCGATGATTTGGAGCCATGTACTGTTATTACCAATCCTCCCTATGGCATGCGTCTTATGCAAGATGAAGACATGGAAAGTTTTACTGGAGAAATTGGCGACTTTCTTAAGCAGAAATGTTCAGGAAGTAGTGCGTGGGTTTTCTTTGGCGAAAGAAAATTAATTTTAAAAGTTGGTTTGCGACCATCGCGAAAATTCCCATTAAGCAATGGTGGTTTGGATGGACGTTTATGCAAATTTGAAATGTATAAAGGAAATAAATGGACCTAA
- a CDS encoding RNA polymerase sigma factor, translating into MNQYINDVLNGKTESYRLLVRQLAPSLRSYLSGRLSDFHLVEDLSQEIFITVYQSLEKFDPKYDFRSWFFTIARNKLNSHLRKVYSKKSMKFAFEEEIQNLVAEVCDDDPQREGKLEHIQSCVAKLPEDALELIKSRYYTNETVISLAERLNSTENAISSKLFRIRKNLKDCLSAELIGHE; encoded by the coding sequence ATGAATCAATACATTAATGATGTGCTCAATGGCAAGACTGAATCCTACCGACTTCTCGTTCGCCAACTTGCTCCATCCTTACGCTCATATTTGTCTGGACGCCTCAGTGACTTCCATTTAGTAGAGGATCTCTCTCAAGAAATTTTTATTACCGTTTACCAATCACTAGAGAAGTTTGACCCCAAATACGATTTCAGAAGCTGGTTTTTTACAATTGCCCGCAATAAGCTCAATTCTCATCTAAGAAAGGTTTACTCCAAAAAGAGTATGAAATTTGCTTTTGAGGAAGAAATCCAAAACTTAGTAGCCGAGGTCTGTGATGACGACCCACAACGCGAAGGTAAACTGGAGCATATCCAATCCTGCGTAGCTAAGCTCCCCGAAGATGCACTCGAACTCATCAAATCGCGTTATTACACCAATGAGACTGTCATCAGTCTAGCTGAGCGCCTCAATAGCACTGAAAATGCCATCAGCTCAAAACTTTTTAGAATCAGAAAAAACCTCAAGGACTGCCTCAGCGCAGAACTCATCGGCCATGAATAA
- a CDS encoding mechanosensitive ion channel family protein translates to MAPLPNNPSKQLEKGMEIFDSSLIWLIIGAIGIVIASVLFSYIINRTLVKRLAKQMKMDRGIEFAIQKVSQYIFVSIGVYTAFAFVGLPVSAFAGVFALLSVGIGFGLQNITGNFISGIILLIERPIKVGDRITVGEVWGDVSRINLRTTIIQTFDNMSIIVPNSKILDDEIINWTFGDPRIRIKIPVGVAYGSDIRLVEKALMEAAEKHNHLLKKPAPQVWLNEFGDSSLNFQLIVWLEKAGERDHIVSDVNKIIYKLFLDYNIEIPFPQRDLNIKHPELLNFNQSSNTINKEPTGPI, encoded by the coding sequence ATGGCCCCTCTTCCAAACAACCCTTCCAAGCAGTTAGAAAAAGGCATGGAAATATTTGATAGTTCTCTTATATGGCTCATCATCGGCGCCATTGGAATTGTCATTGCCTCAGTCCTTTTTTCATACATTATTAATCGCACCCTCGTCAAACGATTAGCGAAACAGATGAAAATGGACCGCGGCATTGAATTTGCGATCCAAAAAGTTTCTCAATACATATTCGTCAGCATCGGTGTTTACACTGCCTTTGCCTTTGTAGGTCTCCCTGTAAGTGCTTTCGCAGGAGTCTTTGCGCTCCTATCTGTGGGTATTGGTTTTGGTTTACAAAATATCACCGGGAACTTCATAAGTGGTATCATTCTACTCATTGAAAGGCCCATTAAAGTCGGCGACCGTATTACCGTTGGCGAGGTCTGGGGTGATGTCTCACGCATTAATTTAAGAACTACTATTATTCAAACATTTGATAATATGTCAATCATCGTCCCCAACTCAAAAATCTTAGACGACGAAATTATTAACTGGACTTTTGGAGACCCTCGTATTCGTATAAAAATACCCGTCGGCGTCGCCTATGGATCAGACATTCGCTTAGTTGAAAAGGCTTTAATGGAAGCCGCTGAAAAACACAATCACCTACTCAAAAAACCAGCCCCACAAGTCTGGCTCAATGAATTCGGCGATTCTAGCCTTAACTTCCAACTTATTGTATGGCTTGAAAAAGCGGGCGAGCGTGATCATATCGTCAGCGATGTTAATAAAATCATTTATAAACTATTTTTGGACTACAATATTGAGATACCTTTCCCACAACGTGACCTCAATATAAAACATCCCGAACTTTTAAATTTTAATCAAAGCTCTAACACCATTAATAAAGAGCCAACAGGACCTATATGA
- the carA gene encoding glutamine-hydrolyzing carbamoyl-phosphate synthase small subunit has protein sequence MSQSWNWKVQREKQAFLALEDGTIFRGYSIGANKNCLGETVFNTGMTGYQEILSDPSYAGQFICMTYPEMGNYGTSSADMEARGTFSNGLIIHNPNRDSNWRSDNELSQFLKNNDIPAIAGIDTRALTLKLRTDGAMKSYICTDGTLSEQEAIALAKNWEGLEGQDYAAKVSCTETFEWDPDDSISSSWGTGNELPEAKYHVVAYDFGVKWNILRGLRRSGFKVTVVPAQTPASDVIAMNPDGVFFSNGPADPKAVTYAVDAAKELIGKYPIMGICLGHQILGLATGATTYKLKFGHHGCNHPVKNLLKDTIEISSQNHNFAIDPDSINEELLEVTHLNLNDNTVAGIRHKSEQMFAVQYHPEAAPGPHDPFYLFEQFFTMVEESKA, from the coding sequence ATGAGTCAAAGCTGGAATTGGAAAGTTCAAAGAGAAAAGCAAGCCTTTCTCGCACTTGAAGACGGAACTATCTTCAGAGGTTACTCCATTGGTGCGAATAAAAACTGCCTAGGAGAGACTGTATTTAATACTGGCATGACTGGATATCAAGAAATCCTATCGGATCCTTCTTATGCAGGACAATTCATCTGTATGACTTATCCTGAGATGGGCAACTACGGAACGAGCTCGGCTGATATGGAAGCACGTGGTACATTTTCTAATGGCTTAATTATCCATAATCCTAACCGTGATAGTAACTGGAGAAGCGATAACGAGCTCTCTCAGTTCCTGAAAAATAATGATATCCCCGCTATAGCAGGCATCGATACACGTGCTCTGACACTCAAACTTCGTACTGATGGCGCCATGAAATCTTACATCTGTACTGATGGCACTCTAAGTGAGCAAGAAGCCATTGCATTAGCTAAAAACTGGGAAGGTCTAGAAGGACAAGATTATGCGGCCAAAGTAAGTTGCACTGAAACTTTTGAATGGGATCCCGATGACTCAATCTCTTCTTCTTGGGGAACTGGCAATGAATTACCTGAGGCAAAATACCATGTCGTTGCTTACGATTTTGGCGTTAAGTGGAATATTTTACGCGGCCTAAGACGTAGTGGCTTTAAAGTCACCGTTGTTCCTGCACAGACTCCTGCTAGTGATGTCATTGCGATGAACCCAGATGGTGTATTTTTCTCTAATGGCCCTGCTGACCCTAAAGCCGTAACTTATGCAGTAGATGCTGCTAAAGAACTCATTGGTAAATATCCCATCATGGGAATATGCCTTGGCCATCAAATTCTTGGCCTCGCTACTGGTGCAACTACCTACAAGCTTAAATTTGGTCATCATGGTTGCAACCATCCTGTGAAAAACCTTCTTAAGGATACTATCGAAATCAGCTCGCAAAACCATAACTTTGCAATTGACCCTGATTCTATCAACGAGGAGCTCTTAGAGGTTACGCACCTCAACTTGAACGATAATACGGTTGCAGGCATTCGCCATAAATCTGAACAAATGTTTGCGGTTCAATACCACCCTGAAGCCGCACCTGGTCCACACGACCCCTTCTATCTATTTGAACAATTTTTCACTATGGTAGAAGAATCTAAAGCTTAA
- a CDS encoding SGNH/GDSL hydrolase family protein: MDVEDKRVLFLGDSITQAGQYVGFVEYALRKQSPQERYDFYSLGLDSETVSGLSEHDHPFPRPNIHERLSRALAEIKPDLIFVCYGMNDGIYHPLNEDILEAFRSGYVSLIEKCQATDAELVVITPPSFQAYAIPEKLGPLGAEDYSYLYPYENYHQTLEAFSEFLKIALPEDVVCIDLNTRMTEFLNEIRKENKDFYFSKDGIHPSLAGHLFIAEEVMKGLSRGSALLRSEALNDVKKDPLYQMIEKRRQLRSRGWLKYIGYTRNKVFKTDSIVETEARCTGLLKEIENLNTN; the protein is encoded by the coding sequence ATGGACGTGGAAGATAAGCGTGTATTGTTTTTGGGTGATAGCATCACTCAAGCGGGACAGTATGTGGGTTTTGTAGAATATGCTTTACGAAAACAATCTCCACAGGAACGTTATGATTTTTATAGTTTAGGTCTTGATAGCGAAACAGTATCGGGCTTGTCAGAACACGACCACCCCTTTCCGCGTCCCAATATTCATGAACGTCTTAGTAGAGCCTTGGCAGAAATTAAGCCTGATTTAATTTTTGTCTGTTATGGAATGAATGACGGTATTTATCATCCTCTTAATGAAGATATTCTCGAGGCCTTTCGAAGTGGCTATGTGAGCTTGATAGAAAAGTGCCAAGCGACGGATGCTGAGCTTGTTGTTATCACACCGCCTAGCTTTCAAGCTTATGCAATTCCTGAGAAATTAGGTCCTCTAGGTGCGGAAGATTATAGCTACCTCTATCCTTATGAGAATTATCACCAGACTTTAGAAGCCTTTTCTGAATTCTTGAAAATTGCTTTGCCAGAGGACGTCGTGTGTATTGATTTAAACACAAGAATGACTGAATTTTTAAATGAAATTCGCAAAGAGAATAAAGATTTTTACTTTTCTAAAGATGGAATCCATCCGTCTTTAGCTGGCCATTTATTTATAGCAGAAGAAGTAATGAAAGGTCTCAGCCGAGGTTCGGCTTTATTGAGGAGCGAAGCTTTGAATGATGTGAAAAAAGATCCTTTGTATCAGATGATTGAGAAGCGGCGACAATTACGCTCACGAGGCTGGCTGAAGTATATAGGTTATACACGCAACAAAGTGTTTAAAACAGATTCCATTGTAGAAACCGAAGCACGGTGCACTGGACTTTTAAAAGAAATCGAAAACTTAAATACGAATTAA